In Papaver somniferum cultivar HN1 chromosome 9, ASM357369v1, whole genome shotgun sequence, the genomic stretch TTAAAGCAAATTCAACAACATTAATATTTTCAAGTGCAAGATTGAATGAAAGAGAAACCCTCTCTTCTCGACAAATCGAAAGAAGACAGTGGAAACCTTCTGGTCATCTATCTCCACCATTTGGTTTGTGAATTGATGACATCTTATTAATTTGGTAGAAATGAATTTGTATGGTTCGGGTTCTGTTGAGAATATAAATTAGGGCAAAACTTTTATCGTGTTAGAGTTGAGTTCTCTAAAATTCTCTGAGAATATATAATCAAAGCAACAGTTAGAATTGCCTCTAGTAGTCCTGTTAATCTGGATTTAAAtagaaagatgaaattagggcTAAGATAAGCTGTAGGATGTTTCACATTTCAGAAACGCATTCCAAATATCTAGATCTTACTTTGATTCACATACTGATCATGTCATcgtaatcatatatatatatatatatatacacatttcAGTTTACTTTCTAATATGAATGATGGACTTCAGCCTGCTGAAAATAATTCACATTGCATAGCACATGACATTGTGACTGTCTTTTCAAAATTAAACTGATGCTCATACGTCTCAGTGTCATTTGAACCAGTTACAATTACACTCATTTGAAAGCTCGTCACAGATCTGATATTAAGTTACCATATATATTGAAGGCCCAACAGAAGTTTAGCATAGGAGATTCGGTATTGATAATCCTGATACACCAGCTTCTTCATGTTGTAGAATTACAGAACGTTACATATTTAACTGGTCTTAAGGAAGCTTGCTGAACTAGGATTAGTTGGTTGGCGTTGATTGTTCTGAAGTGGAAACAAGACAGTGGTATACTGGTATTGGCTAAATCGATCTAGTGGAAGATAGAACTGCAGCAGCAGATCGGGTTCATATGAGCTTTTTTATTAAAGAGGAAGCTTGTGGTTCCCGTCTTGCCTTCCTATCTAGAAACACAAAGTCTGATATTTTAGAGTTGGCATCTAAGATGAAGTTAAGCGTCTTGTGAAGTGGTAACGAGGATAATACTACGGGACATTACAATCTTATTTAGTTTGTAATGAGGACTACAGAACGTTACAGATACGCAGGGGTCTCTATCTGGAGCCATAGTGAAACTGCAAAAAAAGAAATTAATAGCATTGGTGATTTACATCAAGATAAGCTAGAAGTAGAAATTATTATAGCTTTTCAGCTACGGGCATCAGCTTAGTTCTTTCTGCATTTTGCATATGAGCTCTGCCTTAGGAGGGAATATAAAGTTAATATTGTCTGGTATCACACTATTTGGCCGTATTACATGCCTGAGGCTAGTTCAGAAATATAACAAACATTTGTAGAAAATTATATTAGGTATGAAAGATGATGGCCATATATCATTCAGGCTTCCTATAGAGACTAGAAGTCACATTAATCGGAAGATTAGTTAGAACTTGCAAGTGTTAGGCCGTGTTTGGTACGAGTTTTAAAAACGGTTTTCTGTTATGAAAAACATAGAAAATGGAAAACACGAGAAAACATGTTTGTTAGGTATGTTTTTAGAAAACGTTCTCTttgtgttttctgtttttggaaacaaaaatggtAAATAATCGTTTTccgtgtttcttcttcttcttctaaaacgaTAGCTAAAGGAGTTGCGTAGGATGCGACTTCTATTCTATATGGTTAAATATCTCTTTTAACTTGTGTGGTTTTGATTTTAAAACAGATGGCTCAACTGATTTGGTCcctcaaattttagggtttgctGCAATCTCTATGTGTGAATATTCAATTCAATTTTCTGGGTTTTCTTATTTGACTTAAGTATAGATGTTTTTAAGTTTCATTGGGGTTTctcttatattcttaattttgttGCTATAGAAATTCTGAGTTTGAGTGTTTTTGCATAATGTTCGTAATGTATTCCTCTTTAAGCTTATGTTTTTGATAGACTATTATGTAGAACAAAAGATGGCTTCTGCATCTAGTGGTGATAATGTAGATGATGTCTCACATGGCGACAGTTTATTGTGAATTACTTtgttgaattggttcatgaagaACCAATACATTGGAGAAGAAAAAATGGTAGGAATAGACACTGCTAGCTTTACTATGTTTGGTAAGAGGTACACCGTTCCAAAGTTGAAAACCAAATTCAGTCGACTGCTTATAATGCATAGGGAATTTGCAAATGTGGCTTAAGAATCTGTAATGAATTTTTTTAGAACATGAAATTGGTGCAATGCTGGTGGTGTTTGTGATTGTGTCTTCTAGGAATGTGTTTACCCAGTACTGGAAAAACTTAGACAAGTAAGACATTATTAACCTGGAGGTGGAGGATGATTCCAAGTTCATATAAATCTGTGTTGGGCCTGTTGACAACTCTGAGGTGCCTTGGTATTTTGGTAACTTGTTGACAAAAATGGATATTTTGGCTTAAGAATTTTTTTCCCAATTCATTTAACTATACTGAATTATATTTTCTTGAGTGTAAGTAcatggatagatccggttgtcctGTCACATGTTCTTGTCTCTTCAGAGAAGTACTTGTTCATGGTAAACCCTCAAGAGAAGATATTATTTGTACTTGGAATGAATTATATACTATTCAGTTTAGCAAAGGTTCAACATGGGGTTTATAACTTGTTTTCGGATACCTGATGTTGGACCTGTTAGTTATGTTTACACTTGGTTAAATTTGTTACTGTTATCTCAGAATGAGATTATAGGCTTTGTAGGAACCTGAGATTATAAATGAAATGAATATTGGTTTGGATTGAATAATGTATATATGATGGGGCAATGGATCCTAAAGAATCTCATGCCACATCAGCTTGCTTGAAGCTATCTACTGAGTTACATTTTATCGTTTACTATGTTTTAAGAAATGATAGGTAAACTATCATTACACGCTGTGTTTGACAGATATTAGCCGAAGTGCCGAACAATATATCATTATAACTTGAAATTTCTTTCCTTTCATAACATCTGTATCACTTGTGCGTTTCTTCACGAAAAAAAGTGATTCTCTTTATATTATGGCGTATATGATAGGAGATGGGATAGTCTTCGATGTTTAATACAGCCCTTTTTCTTTGACCATTCGTTTAGTCTAGCTTATTCTTTTCCAGTTTTCTTAATGTCAAAGTATTTTATAATTATCCAAAAACATTAGGTGCAAATTCAGGAAGTCCATCAGAAGGACAATCTTCTGTTGTAACGCTGCTCTTCAGAAACTCGGCTTGTGATACCTGAGCAGTTCTTTCTTCCATGCTAATCATTATTTCTTAATTAATAATTTGCTTTCCCCTATAAGTGTTATTGAAATAACTGCTTAACTTGTGCTTCTAGTTTCTGGTACTTATGGTTTGTTCTCATTCTAATcatatctttttacttcttcataaaTTTGTTCTCACTGATTTAAATTACTTCTTAGGTACTAAGAACCCTTATTAAGATTTCAGTTTTAAAATGGGAATTCAGTGAGACAAGTTCATCGAGTAACTTATCCTCGGACTCGGAAGACTCATTTATGGAGAACTTGTACAAATATGGACCTGTTATGATGTGTAGAAGTGTAGAAACACTCATGTAAGCTTATAACTGATTTTGAATTCTTGGTCGTAACtcataactattttttttttaaatgtagtTTTGAAACAGTTTTTTGCTTTCCTACCAAACGtctttttaaaatttaaaagaaaatgaaaacaaggaaaaaatcatACCTAACAGGACCTTAGTGTTTCTTTCAGTTTAGTATTAGATTAATTGGTCTAGTTAAACTCAtaatatttgttgttttttttcctcATACTGTAAGATGCAGTGAGTCAGTTTTACTTTTTGTTTAGGCTTGTTCTGTTTTCATTATATTGACATCATTGAACTATTTGAACAGGGTTCTAGGATTTGGTGAGAGCCTGTGGTTGGTTAGATTGTGATTTCAAACATATATTTGAATTCACTCCAATGGATAAAATGTGCGAAGAGATTTTATTTCCTTTTCGGCCCAAGTGGCGTAAAGTTGCATATGGAGGAATGCAACCTGGGTACGACGACAACTACACAGATGAATCGTTCCTCGAAGGTATGGTCATGAACGTGAATGTCGTAAAACGTGACTTGGTTAAAGTTATGAAAGACTCGATTTCCATATCTCAATATCTGTGTATTGTCTCTCTTGTAGTTTGTGTTTGGACCTGTACACTAGAATCCAACATTAGCGAGGCTTCTTTGTTGATCCTTGACGTGGGTCTCTTAGGATCAGGATTTCTAGTTCTTCTCTTAACTGCTAAAAAACTCTCCATTCGCCTTCTCTGTAATTATCTTCTCAACATTTCCTTCTTCATTAGCGGATTATACATATTAGCTCCTATCTACCACACACTCACCAGGTCAATCAGTTCTGACTCGATTTGGGCACTTGCGGCTTCACTTCTTGTACTACATCTCTTCTTGCACGATTACGCAGGATCCACAATTAGACCACCAGGGGCACTTACTAATCCGACATTGACAAGCAACATCTCTTTAAATGCTTCTATTGTGGCTTCCGTTCTAATTGCCTCTCGTCTTCCATCAAGACTACAAGTGTTTGCAATTGTTCTGTTCTCCTTGCAGGTTTTCCTCTTTGCCCCACTCATCACTTATTGCATCAAGAAGTACTCTTTTGTTCTTCACCTCTTGTTCTCATTTGGGTTAATGGTAGTCACCTTAGGGTTCGTATTCACGTTGCACCGTCTGTTATTTGTACTACTGTTGAGTCTGTTGGTGTTTGTCACAGTTATTTGTCCATATTGGCTTATAAAAATTCAGGAATACAAATTTGAGATCAATGGTCCTTGGGATGAAGCTAAACTTTGCTTTGATATAACTGAGTAACCACCAGCTACTCTCGTCGCCTTTAGATACAACTCCCATAACTGACATGTAAATCAGTTCAAGATACCTTGTACTCACATTTTTGTTAAGTTTCTCATTTGTAAATTTCTATCAGGAAATTAAATATGAAAGAGAAGTAATATAAATATTCCATTATTTTTTCTGTAGCTTTCCCTTACATTATAGTCTCATTCTATGTAGTCTTCACTACCACATGCGTTTGATTTATGTTTAGTTGGTTAACACTGTCTTTTATTCCCATTTATCCTTTCTACAATAATGAACATCTTTGAACTTGTTTTTTCTATGTTccctagtttgtttgtttttttgagaATTGGGGACTTATATTAAAAAAAACCAGCTAGATGATTAAAAGCTCACTAGAGTTTACTCTGGACAGGGATGGTCTCCAACAAGCTCCCAAATCACCAACTTCAAATGAAAAACATAAAAAGTAGATGTAAAAACGGAAAAAAATTAGACTTACAcctgttgcctcattaaaatcttgacaaggaaaacccactgTGGTAAAACCTTGACCAAGGAAAACCCTAGTTACCAAGCTTAACCAAAGATCCACAAAACTTGACCCTCACCCCTAAATTAAACCCGATTTTACACCCTTAACACAATCGTGCTGTATTGCGCTTTTTGAAATATTTCAACTTGGGGATGCCTTGAGTAGACATGCCTTTTTCTATTGTCAAGTTGGAGTTTGATGGATTTGGGCCGAATTGCTCCTTTTCTCGTTCATATATAAATACAGCTCAATCTGGTCTTACTCAATCTTGCCAAATTGGCTGTGGGATT encodes the following:
- the LOC113308101 gene encoding phosphatidylinositol N-acetylglucosaminyltransferase subunit C-like isoform X1, whose translation is MDKMCEEILFPFRPKWRKVAYGGMQPGYDDNYTDESFLEGMVMNVNVVKRDLVKVMKDSISISQYLCIVSLVVCVWTCTLESNISEASLLILDVGLLGSGFLVLLLTAKKLSIRLLCNYLLNISFFISGLYILAPIYHTLTRSISSDSIWALAASLLVLHLFLHDYAGSTIRPPGALTNPTLTSNISLNASIVASVLIASRLPSRLQVFAIVLFSLQVFLFAPLITYCIKKYSFVLHLLFSFGLMVVTLGFVFTLHRLLFVLLLSLLVFVTVICPYWLIKIQEYKFEINGPWDEAKLCFDITE
- the LOC113308101 gene encoding phosphatidylinositol N-acetylglucosaminyltransferase subunit C-like isoform X2 produces the protein MDKMCEEILFPFRPKWRKVAYGGMQPGYDDNYTDESFLEVCVWTCTLESNISEASLLILDVGLLGSGFLVLLLTAKKLSIRLLCNYLLNISFFISGLYILAPIYHTLTRSISSDSIWALAASLLVLHLFLHDYAGSTIRPPGALTNPTLTSNISLNASIVASVLIASRLPSRLQVFAIVLFSLQVFLFAPLITYCIKKYSFVLHLLFSFGLMVVTLGFVFTLHRLLFVLLLSLLVFVTVICPYWLIKIQEYKFEINGPWDEAKLCFDITE